The following coding sequences lie in one Gorilla gorilla gorilla isolate KB3781 chromosome 5, NHGRI_mGorGor1-v2.1_pri, whole genome shotgun sequence genomic window:
- the LOC129534528 gene encoding uncharacterized protein yields MAAATLLLLGALKITNYAQLTLYSSHNFQNLFSSPHLMHKLFAPWLLQLYSLFVESPTITIVPGLDFNPASHIIPDTTPDPHDCIPLIHLTFTLFPHISFFPVPHPDHTWFIDGSSTRPNHHSPAKAGYAIVSSTSIIEATTLPPSTTSQQAKLIALTQALTLAKGLRVNIYTNSKYAFHILHHHAVIWAQRGFLTMQGSSIINASLIKTLLKAASLPKEAGVIHCKGHQKVSDPIVLGNAYAYEVAKEAASIPTSVPHGQFFFFSLVTPTYSPTEISTYQSLPTQGKWFLDQGIYLLPALQIHSILLSFHNLFHVGYKPLARLLEPLISFPLWKSILKKITSLFHLLFYYPSGIFQAPSLPYTSSSGICPCPGLAN; encoded by the coding sequence ATGGCTGCTGCCACCCTATTACTTTTAggggccctcaaaatcacaaactatgctcaactcactctctacagctctcataacttccaaaatctattttcttccccaCACCTGATGCATAAACTTTTTGccccctggctccttcagctatactcactctttgttgagtctcccacaattaccattgttcctggcctggacttcaatccggcctctcATATTATtccggataccacacctgacccccatgactgtatccctctgatccacctgacattcaccctatttccccatatttccttctttcctgttcctcaccctgatcacacttggtttattgatggcagttccaccaggcctaatcaccactCACCAGctaaggcaggctatgctatagtatcttccacatctatcattgaggctaccactctgcccccctccactacctctcagcaagccaaactcattgccttaactcaagccctcactcttgcaaagggactacgtgtcaatatttatactaactctaaatatgccttccatatcctccatcaccatgctgttatatgggcacaaagaggtttcctcactatgcAAGGGTCCTCTATCATCAATGCCTCCTTAATAAAAACACTTCTCAAGGCTGCTtcacttccaaaggaagctggagtcattcactgcaagggccatcaaaaggTGTCAGATCCCATTGTTCTAGGCAACGCTTATGCTTATGAGGTAGCTAAAGAAGCAGCTAgcattccaacttctgtccctcatggccagtttttcttcttctcattggtcactcccacctactcccccactgaaatttccacctatcaatctcttcccacacaaggcaaatggttcttagaccaaggaatatatctccttccagccttacagatccattctattctgttgtcatttcacaacctcttccatgtaggttataAGCCACTAGCccgtctcttagaacctctcatttcatttccattgtggaaatctatcctcaagaaaATCACTTCtctgttccatctgctattctactacccctcagggatttttcaggccccctcccttccctacacatcaagctcggggatttgcccctgcccaggactggcaaattga